The region CTCGCGTACACAAGCAGCTGCGTGAGATCGAGCAGCTGCGCGGGGCCGCCCACGTCGAGCTGGACACCCTCAAGTCCCGCCAGGCCGAGCTGAACCGCCTCAAGAAGACCGTGACGGGAAAGCTGGGCGAGGCCCGCCAACTGCTGTCCCGCCTCACCAAGGAGGAACGCGCCCGGCTCGCGGCGGAGGGCGGCAGTGGCAGTTGGGGCGGCGGCTGGGGCGGCAGGCACGCTTCACGGTCATCGGGGAGCGCGCGGGACGGCCTGACGTCACCAGGAGCGACCGGAGCCGCTGGGGCCCCCGGTGCGGCCGGGACTTCCGGAGTGGCCGAGGCACCCAACTCTCGTGCCGCGGCGGCTGTCGCCTATGCCTATCAGAAGCTCGGCAGCCCCTATGTGTGGGGTGCCACCGGGCCGGACGCCTTCGACTGCTCAGGCCTCATCCAGGCCGCGTACCGCTCCGCGGGGATCTCCCTGCCCCGCACCACCTACGCCCAGATCAACGCCGGCCAGCGGGTCTCATCGTCCGAACTCCTCCCCGGCGACCTGGTGTTCTTCTACTCGGGCATCAGCCATGTGGGCATCTACATCGGCCACGGCCAGATGATCCACGCCCCGAACCCGTCGGCGCCGGTACGGGTGGCACCTCTGGACGAGATGCCGCTCGCGGGCGCCACGAGGGTGGTCTGAGACAACCCCGACCATGCGGCCCCTCTCCCCCTAGACCAGCCGCCGTGCCGTGGCCCACCTCGTCAGCTCGTGCCGGTTCGACAACTGGAGCTTCCTGAGCACCGCCGACACATGCGACTCCACCGTCTTCACGGAGATGAAGAGCTGCTTGGCGATCTCCTTGTACGCATAGCCCCTGGCGATCAGCCGCAGTACCTCTCGCTCGCGCTGGGTGAGGCGGTCGAGGTCCTCGTCCACCGGTGGGGCGTCCGTGGACGCGAACGCGTCCAGGACGAACCCGGCGAGGCGCGGCGAGAACACCGCGTCGCCGTCCTGGACACGGAAGACGGAGTCGACCAGGTCCGTGCCGGTGATCGTCTTCGTCACGTAACCGCGCGCGCCACCGCGGATCACACCGATGACGTCCTCGGCGGCATCCGAGACGGACAACGCCAGAAAGCGCACCGGCTGAGTGGCGTCGCCCATCAACGGCGCACAGCGGCGCAGGACTTCGACCCCTCCACCGCCCGGCAGATGGACGTCGAGAAGGACCACCTCGGGCCGGGTGGCGGTGATGACCGTGACCGCCTGGTCGACGTCGGCGGCCTCACCGACCACCTCGACGCCGGTCCGCTCGGTCTCCCCGATCTCGGCCTGGACACCCGTACGGAACATACGGTGGTCGTCGACGAGAACCACACGCACCCGTCGGCCGCCCGCGTCACCACTGCCACCGCTGCCGCCGCTGTCGGTGGCGGACCGGCCTGCCTCTGCGGCTGGGGCGGATGCCGTCGGTTCGGCCGGTCCGGCAGGTGCTGCCGGTTCGGCCGACTCCGCCGAACCGGCCGCCCCGGTCAGCCTGTTGTCCCCGTGCGCCTCGCTCATGACGTGTTCTCCGCCCTCTCCATCTCCAGCTCGACCTCCGTGCCGCCGCTCGGTACCGCGCGTAGCCGCGCCGTACCGCCGTTGCGCTCCATACGGCCGATGATCGATTCTCTGACGCCCATGCGGTCGGCGGGTATGGAGTCGAGGTCGAAGCCGGGTCCCCGGTCCCGGACGGATACGAAGACCGTCCTGCCCTCGACCTCGGCATAGACCTGCACCGCGCCGCCTTCGCCACCGTACTTGGCGGCGTTCACCATCGCTTCCCGCGCGGCCTGCATCTGTGCGCCGGTTCTGTCGTCGAGCGGGCAGTCGCCGACGACCACGACCTCTATGGGGACGCCGTGCTTGTCCTCCACCTCGGCCGCACTGCGCCGCACCGCCTCGGCGAGGGTGCCCGGCTCGTCGGCCTCGTCCTTTCCGGTGCCCTCCGGTTTGTAGAGCCAGTTGCGCAGTTCGCGTTCCTGGGCGCGGGCGAGACGACGCACCTCGTTCGGGCTCTCCGCGTTGCGCTGGATCAGGGTCAGGGTGTGCAGCACCGAGTCGTGCACATGGGCGGCGACCTCCGCGCGCTCCTGGGCACGGATGCGCATCAGGCGCTCCTCGGAGAGGTCCTGGGTCATCCGGACGAGATACGGACCGGCCAGCAGCGCTGTCCCGACCAGTACAGCGAGCGCCGCCTGCAGAACCGAGCCGAGGTGGGCGGCGGAGCCCTGCAGGACGAAGACGCCGGACACCCCCGCAGTGACCAGCATGACGCCGGCCGCGGCTCGGACGAGGGTGAGGGTGCGCCGGCGGCTGCCGACCTCCATCCAGCGGGCCCGCCGTGCGTTGTCCGCCTGGCGCCAGACCAGGGCGACGCCGGCGGCGACGAGCACCGTCGGGAACAGATAGGCCTTGGCACCGCCGCCCAGATTCACGTTGCCGACGAAGACCATCGCCACGACGACCAT is a window of Streptomyces sp. B21-083 DNA encoding:
- a CDS encoding C40 family peptidase → MAAHRKPRQRSLNGNTARTAATIALAGAATATGFDGIGYAEPQLTSAQVEAKVNKLYEEAEVATEKYNGSKEKAERAERRLGTLRDEAARKEERLNSARESLGSMAAAQYRSGGLDPALQLALSDDPDSYLDGAAFAERAGTRQASNVTRVHKQLREIEQLRGAAHVELDTLKSRQAELNRLKKTVTGKLGEARQLLSRLTKEERARLAAEGGSGSWGGGWGGRHASRSSGSARDGLTSPGATGAAGAPGAAGTSGVAEAPNSRAAAAVAYAYQKLGSPYVWGATGPDAFDCSGLIQAAYRSAGISLPRTTYAQINAGQRVSSSELLPGDLVFFYSGISHVGIYIGHGQMIHAPNPSAPVRVAPLDEMPLAGATRVV
- a CDS encoding response regulator transcription factor; translation: MSEAHGDNRLTGAAGSAESAEPAAPAGPAEPTASAPAAEAGRSATDSGGSGGSGDAGGRRVRVVLVDDHRMFRTGVQAEIGETERTGVEVVGEAADVDQAVTVITATRPEVVLLDVHLPGGGGVEVLRRCAPLMGDATQPVRFLALSVSDAAEDVIGVIRGGARGYVTKTITGTDLVDSVFRVQDGDAVFSPRLAGFVLDAFASTDAPPVDEDLDRLTQREREVLRLIARGYAYKEIAKQLFISVKTVESHVSAVLRKLQLSNRHELTRWATARRLV
- a CDS encoding ATP-binding protein produces the protein MPEAAALPLVEPRPPRKLYRSSDGRWLGGVARGLAGHLGLPVIWLRLMFVGLFMADGLGALLYAAFWFFVPLGVGGVEAQRPPSLVSTETSPDGRRRLVARKPDKGQMVALLLMVVVAMVFVGNVNLGGGAKAYLFPTVLVAAGVALVWRQADNARRARWMEVGSRRRTLTLVRAAAGVMLVTAGVSGVFVLQGSAAHLGSVLQAALAVLVGTALLAGPYLVRMTQDLSEERLMRIRAQERAEVAAHVHDSVLHTLTLIQRNAESPNEVRRLARAQERELRNWLYKPEGTGKDEADEPGTLAEAVRRSAAEVEDKHGVPIEVVVVGDCPLDDRTGAQMQAAREAMVNAAKYGGEGGAVQVYAEVEGRTVFVSVRDRGPGFDLDSIPADRMGVRESIIGRMERNGGTARLRAVPSGGTEVELEMERAENTS